In Schistocerca serialis cubense isolate TAMUIC-IGC-003099 chromosome 3, iqSchSeri2.2, whole genome shotgun sequence, the following proteins share a genomic window:
- the LOC126471558 gene encoding neuropeptide SIFamide, with translation MQSPVCSRLLVAVVVALLVFAGTASAAAATFRRPPFNGSIFGKRNSVEYTGSSTAVSAVCEIAAEACAAWLNNEK, from the exons ATGCAGAGTCCAGTGTGCAGCCGACTGTTGGTGGCCGTTGTGGTGGCGCTTTTGGTGTTTGCGGGCACAGCCTCCGCCGCCGCAGCAACTTTCCGCAGACCACCTTTCAACGGCAGCATCTTCGGCAAGAGAAACTCCGTTG AATACACTGGCAGTTCAACAGCCGTGTCTGCCGTATGTGAGATCGCAGCAGAAGCCTGCGCAGCTTGGCTGAACAAC gAAAAGTGA